In one window of Planctomycetaceae bacterium DNA:
- the gatC gene encoding Asp-tRNA(Asn)/Glu-tRNA(Gln) amidotransferase subunit GatC, whose amino-acid sequence MEQKKIDIEQVRQVAKLSRLDLSEEEISQFSGQLSAILGYVEKINQLDTGSVQPLAHCLPVSNCLRADEIKPSLGTEKTLSVAPDKDEHFFIVPKILEGELTL is encoded by the coding sequence ATGGAACAGAAAAAAATAGATATTGAGCAGGTTCGGCAGGTTGCGAAATTGAGCAGGCTTGATTTGAGCGAAGAAGAAATCTCGCAATTTTCAGGTCAGTTGAGTGCAATCCTCGGATATGTCGAAAAAATCAATCAGCTTGATACAGGCAGTGTCCAGCCTTTGGCGCATTGCCTGCCGGTAAGCAATTGTTTGCGTGCGGATGAAATTAAGCCGTCGCTGGGAACTGAAAAGACTTTGTCAGTCGCACCTGACAAAGACGAACATTTTTTTATTGTACCGAAAATTCTGGAAGGAGAGTTGACGTTATGA